The window ATTAAGCTTATCACACTTAATATGGAATCGAAAACCGAGAGATTCACGAAATATCTGCTGAAATTTCAAGGTAAGTACTTCCATAACAAGAGTAAAAAGATATGGAGACATAGGGTCTCCCTGCCGTAAGCCTCGCtgacctttaaaatacccatgAAGATTGCCATTAATAGAGATTGAAAAAGAAGTACTAGATACACATGCCATGATCCATTGCACCATCTTGGCCGGAAATCCAAAACCATGGAGAACAACTCTCAAGAAATCCCAATCCACCGTATCATAAGCTTTCtgtatatcaattttaacaGCACACCGAGGGGGACCACACTTTCTATGATAATTGTGCATTAGTTCTTGAGTCAACAAGATGTTATCCGCTATACGCCGTCCAGGGACAAAAGCAGACTGATTTGTACTAACAATATCATCTAGACCAGTTTTTATGCGGTTAGTAATAATCTTACTAATGCACTTATAGATAACATTGCAACAAGAAATAGGACGGTAATCACCAATACCATTAGGAATAGTAATCTTTGGGACCAAAGCAATAATAGTATGATTAATTTCCCGTAACATCTGACCATTCCTGAAAAAATCTTCAATGGAGATACAAATATCATGACCAACAATATCCCAGGCCTTTTTAAAGAAGACGGCCGAATAACCATCAAGCCCAGGGGCTTTGTTATCACCAATAGCAAACATAGCGGCCTTGATCTCATCATGTGTAACCTCACGAATCATATCAACAGCTTTCTGGGCAGCAATGGTTTTCATGAACAAAGCATCATGCAAAAAATGCCTAGTATTTCCTCGAGAACCAAGAAATTTCTCATAATGCAAGACGAAAGCCTTGGCAGCCGAATTCCCCTCATGAATAACACCATTAGCATATGTAATTCTCTCGATACGACTTCGATGGTTCTTGCTTTTAACAAAGTTATGGAAGTACTTAGAATTTGAGTCCCCACATTTTAACCATTCCACCTTTGATTTTTGCTTCAAGAAACATTCTTCATCATATGAGGCTTCATTAAAAGCAGTAAGTAGAATCCCCTCTTTTTGTCGAAGTTCCACATTAGTAGGATCAGAATCAATAGCACATTGAATAACATCCAACTCACTACGAAGTTGAGTAACACGAGCATGAAGATTACCTTGGCCAAAAAGAAGCTTGCGCAAAGGAGCCTTCAGCAGCTTAAGTCTCTTAACAACTCGAAACATATTATGCCCATATACTTGCTGTTGCCAAGCATCACGAACCAAGTTTGAAAAACCCTCCTTATCCGCCAAAAAATTTGCAAACTTGAATGGTTTGGGCCTGTCCCTGGAAACCGCAGGAAGTTTTACAATACAAGGAGAGTGATCAGACACCCTATAAGGTAGAAAAATAGCGTGAGAAGCCGGGAAATCAGAAATGAATTCATTGCCAAGCACCCTATCAATCTTCTTAAGCAGCCCCACACCTCTCTTCGGCTTTTGCGTCCAGGTGTAATGAATTCCAGAGCTTTTGATATCAAATACTTCAATCTTGTCAAGACATTCTTTGAATTCCCTCATACCAATGCTAAGTGTAGAAGAACCATATACCTTATCTTCCAGGAACAAAGATGAATTGAAATCACCAAGTAACACCCACGGCTTATCTTTGACAAACAACTCATGCATTTCAAGATCACGCCATAGATGCCTtctatttttgtaataattatcaGCATAAATAAAGGAACAAAAAACAGATTTCTGATCATTTTTGAATATAACCTGCACATGGACAACTTGGTTAGTTTGAGATAAGAGCATAACATCCACCACTTCAGTGTTCCAGCCCAGGATAATTCTCGTTCCTCTGTCACACATAGCAGCATTCGACAACCGATCTCAAGATTTACAAACCTTCTTACACATATCAACAACTTTTGACTCGTCCACATGTGACTCCAAGATAGCACAAACATTAACATAGTTCTCTTTCAAGACATGTCGAACCTCTTGTTGTTTCAGGGTACGGTTCAAGCCCCTTATATTCCAAGAGGCAAAGCTACCCATTGGAAACACCAACATCAGGAGTGCTTGCCCCTGTTTTTGTTTCCCCATGGATACCCTCCGTCATAAACGCACAAGTTTCATTATAAATTTCAATCACTTCCTCCCCATCCAAGTCTATAGTAACATTAAACTTATTACTATCCTTTTTACCCACATTATCTACAGGATGCATCTCCTGGTCTTGCACATCAGAATTCAACGCATCAAAAGAGTTACTAACCGAAATATTAGGAGTTGAAGTACTCACCTTAGCTTTTAAAGTACTCACACCAGGGGTATCTTCAATAGGCTTGGTCTGGCCAGAACTGTAATTAACATGACCTGACCCAACAGCCGAAGCATTTTGGGTAGGTTTGGGTCTGTAAACAAAATTCGACTGCTGTTTTTTAACATTAACCACTGGCTTCTTACCTTTCCCTTTACTTTTTACATTCTGAAAACCATCAGCATCAACCTGAACgcttttcttcttcttaacAACCGTGGGACACAACACAGAATCATGACCGAATATGCAACACAAAGCACACCTTGGCGGTTTCCATTCATATTCAACAGATATAGTCTCTTTCGTATGTCCCTCCCCATTAAATTTTGGAATAGCAACAACAAGATCATCTCTTAGTTCCCTATCAGCTGAAACTTCAATAAGTGCCCGTGCATAGCTGTTGCGACCCCACGATTCCAAGCACATGTTACTAGTATACGCATCCAACATAATGGGTTTACCAAGCTTAGTAGCAAGCATACTAAGACCATCCTCAGTGTAAGCAACTAACGGGACATTGTGGAGCTTAACCCACACCGGAACAGCCTTAACATCCACCTTTTGCAGATTTGCATTAGGGCTCCACACATCTAAAATTATAACAATAgacctatatattttttttagaaatatatataaatatattatatacaagcAGCATGTTATCACAGTTGcatattttttaaatcaagtGATGGGTGGGGTTCTATGCATTTGAATCCAATTTAGGACCAATTTGCCATTCTCACATCTTAGCTATTTTCCTGAGTCTATCGActacatatatattgtatatagtgTATTAACTAATATATGGAATCAGGCATTGATAAATACATTGAGATAAGTAATTAATAAGTGAAGAATTGCATCCATCTAAAACAAAATTTGCTAAATGAATAAATCAAACATAGTGAAATATCCTAAAAAACAGTCAAAGCTCAAGATCAACTGTGTTGTTAATGGTTATATGTATGCAGGAAGCATGCCATATTGCCGAAGTTATGTGACATTGTGACctattatctatacttctatactactatataaaaattatatccctatgttgaaaagtttacaattttgggacatgcgaaattaccattttacccttaattaattaacttacataaccattccataatcttttaaaagatattcattatccaaaaaaatcaaatatctatGTATCAATTACCAATATCACTTAACGCCGACGCCAccacatcgcaactaatgtcatcgctgccgcattgcgcgggtaccatgctcgttattaTTCAAAAAATTCGTTTAGAAGTACGTGTCACACACTCACACCTAGTATATTTTTCCCCATAGGATGATCGGTATCTTGATATATTTTGTCATTAGGAAAACGGCTTTcttaatgttattattatttttcctaatctaaattattgaataaataatttacagGCCTATACattattaaaagtatatttttggTGAATGTGAGTATGTGACCAGTTTTAACTTATTTGAGATAAATTATAGCCTGAATTGATTCATTCGAAATAAATGGGTTGACATCGTGCCGTCTACATTTTTATTATCTTTGCTTGTCAATTTCCAGTTCATTTGCTAATGAAATTTTGTTTTGGTTGCTTCTTATTGAAGTAGAATTAGTTGATAGAATCAGGACCTTCATTGGATCTCTGTTTTGATTACACTTCTGGAACCTGGCCTTGCAAGGCTCcaaactgtttaatcatccctGCTTTTTGCTAACCAACCATTTCGtcacattgcataacatttggTCTTGATTTCATAGTTCGAggttaaaattttgagtttcaAGGTTCCTTTTTTAGTCTGCAGGACCTGATCAAACCTAGATTGAGCTTTGATTATGAATGCAGGACGCCAAAACATGCATAGTCATAGATGCCAAAACACAGATTAATTAGCAAGTATCCCTACATAATCCATCTCATTTTCTCCTAACTAAATTCTAGAGAATAACATAAAATCTGGATAACTTTTTACAACTTATCCGATGTTAGCCGCCATCCACTCTGTTTGTGCGAATATGGGCCTTTGTCTCTTATTCAGATCAACTACCTGGGAACTCAAGCAGTTGTCCACTGAGCTGTCCCCAAGTCGTGCAACATTAGGAGCATGCCCAAGGGGAGTAATTTGGGTAAGTGAAGTGGTTGGAGTGACAGATGGAAAGCAGTTATTGGCTACCTTGATTGCAAGATCTGACAATTCTTCTCTAGCTGCCTCAAGTCCAGCAGTTGCAATGGCTTGATCGTTTATAGCTTTACAAGCTTTTTCTAAAATTGACTGCAGATACTTCCCTTGTGCTTCTATCCGAAGCTGGAGACGTTGCTGAACCTAAAACATATGAGGGTGTTGATATTAGCGGAGTCAAGCAAATAGTCGATTTAGGCAAGTCCTCACTGACTATATggataaaacttaaaaacagTTGGCCAAAGTGAAATGGGCAAAGGTGCCCAAAGTGTGTTTGTAATGTAAAAGCCTCCTAAACTATTATGTAATGTAAAAGCCTCCTAAACTATTATGTTCAAAAACTAGGTTATATTTTTAACCTAAAAATGTTCAGAGAaaagtgttttgggtcaacccaacctgaccaaATTTGACACCCTACCCAAACGGCCACCTAACCTGCATCATTTGCcatgtgtattttatattatacaCATACTTCATCTTTATAGAATGATGCATCTATGTAACAGTTTGGGGTCAAGCTTAGTTTATCAATCACAATACACAGTTATCACAAAAACAATTTGTGACGAACCAACCTTAATTTATTGAGTATAGGGTTTCATGGTACTTTTAGAGAAATTGAAGGCCCCCATAAAACTCAAAACTTTAACGCTCGGCTTGTTCCCAGCCCTATTTGTAAATTTACTGAGCAAAGACTCACACAAGAAGAAATTGCTTTCATCAACTAACCTCAAGCTGGTCATGCAATCTCCGCTGGACTTCCATCTGCACGCGTAGAGCTTCTGTAACCTCAAAGCCACTGttgcatatacaaaatcaattaGCAAGGTTAAAGCTACTAGCATTTTGTGGCAATTATTGCTCATCTCTAGTGAATGGGTCaatttatattagttttatctctaacaagtcaaacaagtaataaaaacaaattaccTTAAAAAAACCATACAAGGTTAATGCAAAaaccctctttttttttaacagcatattattctactcctactcctaCATTTGATTCAAGAAAACTAAGTTTCGATTGATAACATAATTTTGTAGACCAACTATTTAttcaaaaatagaaattttaacAAGTGTTTCACATCAACTGCCAATCTGAGCCAATACAACATCATTCATTTTGACCCGGACCGGCCTTCACCGATTACCAAACCTACctgacccgcccattttgccacttctACTACTAGACAGTTACAAACTCAAGAAACAGAATATACTCATTCAAATCTTGTGGCATCATTCTTGTCGAAGATGAAGTGGATGAACCCATGTCTTGGCTCTCAGCAATGCAAGATGCTGTAGACCAAGCCATACATTAGTGATGTACAATAAATTACAAGTTCATCTTCTAGGATGGAAATTCTCACATGGCATAGATTTTGGCATTGAcataacattaataaaaatttaaatgcaTTGATTTTTTAACGTGTTGTTACAAATATCTAAAGGCCAGTTCAACTGTTTGGGTTACTTGGGGACGGCGAGCCATTTATTGACTTAGATGTAACAACCTAAACAGATTTTTTGACCGGTGGCCCGTTACCTACAAGATAGTTGCCTAGGACATGATTCGAATTTAAGACCTCTTGTGAGGATTGAGGAAACAATATCTTATACAATAATAAGACTCTACTGGTATTTTTAGATATGATGGGAAGTTAAGAAGTAAGTACCTTCTTTAGTATTCTCGGGAAACTCTTTACAAGATTGTTTTCCCATTCGATATTTCTGCCAACAAATATGTTTCATGAGTTGAAGATACATAAATAAGAAATATCTACGAAAAAAGACCTAAAAGAAAGGTCTACTAAGAGACAAATAAGGCAGCTTTGGATTTTCATTTAGGAAATTATTATATCTGACTATTATGACTGAAATATAAAGTAATCAGTTGTTAATGTCTAGGAGACTTTCGGGACCATTTCAGCTTCAATTTGTGATTCTAGTTGTTATTATAGACGCCACGAGGTAACAAATGAAGAAAGTTGAAAGTTTTCAGTATTCGTATAAAATAATCACCTGTAGATGAGACTTTAGATGATAGAGAGTGAGCCCTTTTACACCCATTGTTCTCATGATCATTTTCGGTGTTGCTTCTGCATTAATTGGCACAAGTAGAGAAGGAAAGTCAGATAACCAGCCAAGGATGTACCACCCATTTATTGGTAGTAAATTGGTGAATCAAATCAAGGATCGTTATGCTGACTTTTTTTTGGGTTGGAATATAACACAAATTATAAGCCTTCTAACCATATCTGAATATATGCATGTTAATCACAAGATATAAATTATACACAATAACGATAGCAGGAAAGGAAAAACATTAAATAACACGCAGTAATAACGTCATTTAGCAATATACATACATCATACATGTACCGTCATGCCTAGGATTCTTATTATGTAGTGTGTTAATGAGGCGGTATATTCATAGAAGAAGAAACAAATAAGATTCATGAATCACCACGATAAATCATTACAGAATAATTTTCAAACCAAATgtagctttatatatatatatgacatatatatcGTACTAATTACGAAAATGAGGAAGAGATGAGATGCAATATATCACCTCAAATCAAGGTATTGTTAATCTAAAAAAGCAGATTTTAATAGATAGTTTTGGCACACTAAATAATTAACGATCCGATATCGAACAGTC is drawn from Erigeron canadensis isolate Cc75 chromosome 9, C_canadensis_v1, whole genome shotgun sequence and contains these coding sequences:
- the LOC122582384 gene encoding protein PHR1-LIKE 3-like yields the protein MYSNNNDTNTNIHSIPLEGNVINYPRVVNGDPCLVLTTDPKPRLRWTAELHERFVDAVTQLGGPDKATPKMIMRTMGVKGLTLYHLKSHLQKYRMGKQSCKEFPENTKEASCIAESQDMGSSTSSSTRMMPQDLNDGFEVTEALRVQMEVQRRLHDQLEVQQRLQLRIEAQGKYLQSILEKACKAINDQAIATAGLEAAREELSDLAIKVANNCFPSVTPTTSLTQITPLGHAPNVARLGDSSVDNCLSSQVVDLNKRQRPIFAQTEWMAANIG